Proteins encoded by one window of Arabidopsis thaliana chromosome 2, partial sequence:
- a CDS encoding F-box family protein (F-box family protein; CONTAINS InterPro DOMAIN/s: F-box domain, cyclin-like (InterPro:IPR001810), F-box domain, Skp2-like (InterPro:IPR022364); BEST Arabidopsis thaliana protein match is: F-box and associated interaction domains-containing protein (TAIR:AT3G17320.1); Has 30201 Blast hits to 17322 proteins in 780 species: Archae - 12; Bacteria - 1396; Metazoa - 17338; Fungi - 3422; Plants - 5037; Viruses - 0; Other Eukaryotes - 2996 (source: NCBI BLink).): protein MRDLTTAMSDLPRDLEEEVLSRVQLASLRAVRTTCKKWNRRLSKYRFTKKYIRKSRSATADKEFLAIMMLDSSLYLMNVVIDKIDNENNVESSIERKGKLISVNDADGVDIISVVHYNALLLCLTKEKTPKACGLEPLSWAIKVDRNCLSLRFI from the coding sequence ATGAGAGATTTAACAACAGCGATGTCCGATCTTCCACGAGATTTGGAAGAGGAAGTGCTCTCTAGGGTCCAGTTAGCATCTCTTAGAGCAGTGCGAACTACTTGCAAAAAGTGGAACCGTCGTTTATCCAAATATCGCTTTACAAAGAAGTATATTCGTAAATCAAGATCAGCAACGGCGGATAAAGAGTTTTTAGCGATCATGATGTTGGATTCTAGTCTATATCTAATGAATGTTGTTATTGACAAGATCGACAACGAAAACAACGTTGAATCATCTATAGAGAGAAAAGGTAAACTGATTAGCGTAAACGACGCAGATGGAGTCGATATAATAAGCGTCGTCCACTATAATGCTTTGTTGTTATGCCtcaccaaagaaaaaacaccGAAGGCTTGTGGTTTGGAACCCTTGTCGTGGGCAATCAAGGTGGATCGAAACTGCTTATCGTTGCGGTTTATTTGA
- a CDS encoding reverse transcriptase-like protein: protein MVLVSLLQSPAQRFDLFNWVTEIKLWERRFEGVEYNWVPRTANKAADQLARNQRLSTIDFFYHHLIPPCIATALYVDSVNQ, encoded by the coding sequence atgGTCTTAGtgtctcttcttcaatctcctgCACAGCGCTTTGACTTATTCAACTGGGTAACAGAGATCAAGTTATGGGAACGAAGATTTGAAGGTGTCGAATATAACTGGGTCCCAAGAACAGCTAACAAAGCAGCAGATCAGCTTGCACGGAATCAACGTTTATCAACCATCGATTTCTTTTATCACCATTTAATCCCACCATGTATTGCAACTGCTCTGTACGTTGACTCTGTTAATCAATAA
- a CDS encoding ATP-binding protein, whose translation MHVKAANACRRDGEELKVKCKNAKTNVEELERLGCIVVHGVNVHSMSIDCRVVGTILYDRIIFNFSHTQETPKTGGRSARVMLKDQYGEIHVTHKMVHSFKEWRILVLGYTNKRGGGSDYDSSFPVGQASTFMFRKF comes from the exons atgcatgtgaaAGCAGCAAATGCATGTAGACGTGATGGAG AGGAGTTAAAGGTGAAGTGCAAGAATGCGAAGACAAATGTAGAAGAGTTGGAGAGACTTGGATGCATTGTGGTCCATGGTGTTAATGTGCACTCCATGAGCATAGATTGCAGGGTTGTTGGAACGATTCTATATGATAGAATCATCTTCAATTTTTCTCAT ACACAGGAAACACCAAAAACCGGTGGAAG GAGTGCTAGAGTGATGCTTAAAGACCAATATGGAGAGATTCATGTGACTCATAAGATGGTTCACTCATTTAAGGAGTGGAGGATACTGGTTCTGG GTTACACTAATAAGAGAGGAGGTGGAAGTGACTATGACTCTAGTTTCCCTGTTGGACAAGCTTCTACTTTCATGTTTAGGAAATTCTAA